The following are encoded in a window of Candidatus Limnocylindrales bacterium genomic DNA:
- a CDS encoding phenylacetate--CoA ligase, whose translation MPIWNPQYEMMPRDQLEKLQVQRLREVMMRVAGVPFYKKKFADANISADKINSLDDVRRLPFTEKGDLRDHYPFGMFTVPLEQIIRIHASSGTTGKPTVAGYTRADLEVWTEVMARTVTSAGVTGRDIVHNAYGYGLFTGGLGFHLGAEKVGAMVIPISGGLTKRQVMLMEDLGATVLCCTPSYALVIAEEAAEMGVDFKKRMKVRIGVFGAEPWSEKMRQEIQSKLGLEAFDIYGLTEIIGPGVSVECEYHQGLHIQEDHFLAEIIDPDTGEQIPPGEEGELVLTTLTKEAMPVIRYRTRDRTRLYTDQCPCGRTTVRMDKVLGRTDDMLIIRGVNVFPQLIERTLLSLEDIEPHYQIVIDRPKDQLDTIEVWVEASPRLFQPIDPDKLNELQKRVARELTQTLGISVGVKLMGPKSIQRFEGKAKRVIDKREL comes from the coding sequence ATGCCTATTTGGAATCCCCAATACGAGATGATGCCGCGGGATCAATTGGAAAAGCTGCAGGTTCAACGGCTTCGAGAAGTTATGATGCGGGTGGCAGGTGTCCCTTTTTACAAAAAAAAGTTCGCCGATGCCAACATATCTGCCGACAAGATTAACTCCCTCGATGACGTGAGGCGTCTTCCCTTTACTGAAAAGGGTGATCTACGTGACCATTACCCCTTCGGGATGTTTACTGTACCGCTGGAGCAAATCATCCGTATCCATGCCTCATCGGGTACTACCGGTAAGCCTACCGTTGCCGGTTATACGCGGGCCGATCTGGAAGTATGGACTGAGGTGATGGCACGTACGGTAACCAGTGCCGGCGTGACCGGCCGGGACATTGTCCACAATGCTTATGGTTATGGCTTATTTACCGGTGGACTGGGGTTTCACCTTGGGGCGGAAAAGGTCGGAGCCATGGTCATTCCTATATCCGGCGGATTGACCAAACGACAGGTTATGCTTATGGAAGATTTGGGCGCAACGGTCCTGTGTTGTACACCATCCTATGCACTTGTCATTGCAGAGGAAGCCGCTGAAATGGGTGTGGACTTTAAAAAACGGATGAAAGTCCGGATAGGAGTCTTCGGTGCAGAACCCTGGAGTGAAAAGATGCGTCAAGAAATCCAGTCCAAACTGGGGTTAGAAGCCTTCGATATTTATGGCTTGACCGAAATTATAGGACCCGGCGTGTCGGTGGAATGTGAATACCACCAGGGTCTGCACATCCAGGAAGACCACTTTCTGGCCGAAATTATTGATCCAGATACCGGAGAACAAATCCCTCCCGGTGAAGAAGGTGAACTGGTCTTAACAACCTTAACCAAGGAAGCCATGCCGGTTATTCGCTATCGGACCCGCGACCGTACACGCTTATATACCGACCAGTGTCCTTGTGGGCGGACCACGGTCCGTATGGATAAAGTGTTGGGTCGCACCGATGATATGCTTATCATCCGGGGGGTTAATGTTTTTCCCCAGCTCATCGAGAGAACCCTGCTCTCCCTGGAAGATATCGAACCGCATTACCAGATCGTAATCGACCGTCCCAAAGATCAATTGGATACCATAGAGGTATGGGTGGAAGCCTCCCCCAGGCTCTTTCAACCCATCGATCCAGATAAATTAAATGAACTCCAAAAACGGGTGGCCAGAGAGCTGACCCAAACACTTGGTATCTCGGTCGGGGTAAAGTTAATGGGACCCAAATCCATCCAACGCTTTGAAGGTAAAGCGAAGCGGGTGATAGATAAAAGAGAGTTGTAA
- a CDS encoding thiamine pyrophosphate-binding protein produces the protein MPQVTGGQAVVQALVEEGVEVVFGLPGVQIMHIFDAFYNRSDIRLITVRHEQTTTYMADGYARVKGTPGVGLVVPGPGVQNASAGLGTAFSVSSPVLLLAGQIESSLIGRDTGALHEINDQLDVVRPVTKWCYRVREVEEIPSALHEAMRQMKTGRPRPTVLEIPPDILAKTAQVTFLKAEKYPPSPPDPEQVYKAAALLEKAQKPIIWAGGGTIISHASPEVVTLAEMLGAAVATTVEGKGIIPEDHPLALGVGYYGQGAPAWASSQADVVIAIGTRLTSQMYGPTRLRIPQRLIHIDIDPTVIGKNYPAEVALVADARMALQALTAEIRPRPPGNPAWSAQEIAEIRRSHQHWLDEKIPLQQRIISQIRQELVEDAILISGITNVGYWSHLAYPVRHPRTYFSSSYFATLGFEFPTALGAKVAAPNRPVVCIVGDGGFMYALPELATAIQYHIPVITLVFVDNAFGASNNDQQTRFKKRILGTELYNPSFAQIAEVFGAKGIRVGVEQVGKALREALEADRPTVIEVPIPTLPPPFQLPYGCEK, from the coding sequence ATGCCGCAAGTTACCGGTGGGCAAGCCGTTGTGCAGGCTTTGGTGGAGGAAGGTGTAGAGGTAGTGTTTGGACTTCCCGGAGTCCAGATTATGCATATTTTTGATGCCTTTTATAACCGTTCAGATATTCGATTGATAACCGTACGTCATGAACAGACCACCACCTATATGGCCGATGGTTATGCCCGGGTTAAAGGAACTCCTGGAGTAGGTCTGGTAGTACCGGGTCCGGGCGTTCAAAATGCCTCCGCCGGGTTGGGAACCGCTTTTTCGGTTTCTTCTCCGGTGCTCCTCCTGGCAGGTCAAATCGAGAGCTCCCTGATAGGGCGCGATACGGGAGCACTCCACGAAATCAACGATCAGTTGGATGTGGTTCGGCCTGTGACCAAGTGGTGTTACCGGGTTCGGGAAGTTGAGGAGATTCCATCGGCCCTCCATGAGGCGATGCGCCAAATGAAGACAGGACGTCCCCGCCCCACCGTGTTGGAAATCCCGCCCGATATCCTTGCAAAAACAGCCCAGGTCACCTTCCTCAAAGCTGAAAAATATCCTCCCTCTCCTCCAGATCCCGAACAGGTATATAAGGCGGCTGCTTTACTGGAGAAGGCCCAAAAGCCGATTATTTGGGCAGGTGGAGGAACCATCATTTCCCATGCGTCCCCGGAGGTGGTCACCCTGGCAGAAATGCTAGGGGCCGCCGTTGCAACCACCGTGGAGGGAAAAGGTATTATCCCGGAAGATCATCCTCTCGCCTTAGGCGTAGGATATTACGGACAGGGTGCCCCGGCCTGGGCCTCTTCCCAGGCAGATGTGGTGATTGCCATTGGAACTCGCCTGACCAGCCAAATGTATGGACCAACCCGACTGCGAATACCTCAACGACTCATTCATATAGACATTGATCCCACCGTCATAGGTAAGAATTATCCGGCAGAAGTTGCTCTGGTGGCCGATGCCAGGATGGCACTCCAGGCACTCACGGCAGAAATCCGGCCACGACCTCCAGGAAATCCGGCATGGTCTGCCCAGGAAATCGCTGAAATTCGCCGGTCCCATCAACACTGGCTAGATGAGAAAATTCCTCTCCAGCAGCGCATTATTTCCCAAATCCGACAAGAGCTCGTAGAGGATGCGATTCTTATCAGTGGAATTACAAATGTGGGCTACTGGAGCCATCTGGCCTATCCGGTTCGACATCCCAGGACCTATTTTAGTTCCTCCTACTTTGCTACCCTGGGCTTTGAGTTCCCAACGGCCTTAGGAGCAAAAGTGGCCGCTCCCAACCGACCCGTGGTATGTATCGTAGGGGATGGCGGATTCATGTACGCTTTACCAGAACTGGCAACGGCGATCCAGTATCATATTCCGGTCATAACCCTGGTCTTTGTAGATAACGCCTTCGGAGCTTCGAATAATGACCAGCAAACTCGCTTCAAAAAACGGATCCTAGGAACGGAATTGTATAATCCCAGCTTTGCTCAGATAGCGGAAGTCTTCGGAGCAAAGGGAATCCGGGTGGGAGTCGAACAGGTAGGCAAAGCATTAAGAGAAGCCTTGGAAGCAGATCGGCCTACGGTGATAGAGGTCCCTATCCCTACCCTACCACCTCCCTTCCAACTTCCCTATGGATGTGAAAAGTAG